The following coding sequences lie in one Zingiber officinale cultivar Zhangliang chromosome 2B, Zo_v1.1, whole genome shotgun sequence genomic window:
- the LOC122045960 gene encoding disease resistance protein PIK6-NP-like, producing METVIATKVVEFAFNSIAGKLEKMLEEEVALLAGVEDEVRDIVAELKTINSFLTDMSTRRNLDDRQQNWVQEVREVAYDAEDLIDEFECRLRSIPYEERGVKGLFMRFCRCLKSLKIRHGVASELQKLKVEVEEIRKRHDRYSHPNESLTSLATVTCLDMADRYSDPRIIGHFVEEAELVGIVESREKIIEWTFKWTEDTYDECRKLTVISLVGFGGLGKTTLAKTVYDDPRIRGFFRYRIWIVVSQQYNIKELLKQIIRNVSKDSGWTTDLDNMDESQLVQTARDHLHGYPYFLVFDDVWRNDTWKSLSIALPDDYNGSRVIVTTRSEEVANISCSRDRRFIFKVSPLSPEQSWELFCRKVFEAPDYNCPPDLENVGREIVQKCNGLPLAIVTVGGLLASKSNKNHEEWKNSRDHLRLEIEHILGLSYNDLSYDLKPCFLFLGTYPKNYEIPRKHLMRRWIAEGIVSGVGGLLAEEEAERLFYELVSRNLVQPSQFDDSGTVKSCRVHEEMLNVIISISRKENFAVQLKEHPTNPPQHQKIRRLSWHDGNSGLVPNTDLSHLRSFTAFGDDIPLKDYRKQRLLRAIVLEGCRNSLHLHPKSFSKLFLLKYLSLRDSRISALPDSIGALQNLEFLDIRGTDIEELPNSIIKLQKLTHLLSGSLKVYNLLTSEGFKRLKVPKGIRKLKKLRTLGMACADNVRLLREIGELVELKKLAICFGIDDLSSRMMEEINALLFKLNRSLQSLTILHFAEGSIKEALDEVASPPLLLCKLQINALLAGLPAWFASLEKVVEITLSNTQLQLQDLQVLRNLHTLVKLFLGSGSFDDNGEDLVFDHVGFTHLKFLTIQSQSVNFEKGSVQRLEILKMISFTGYSVNGIEYLHGLKEVHIHTENGDIMKMVKNIAANHSNHPKCFAITTDPLAKGI from the coding sequence ATGGAGACTGTGATAGCTACGAAGGTTGTGGAATTCGCTTTTAATTCCATCGCAGGAAAGCTAGAGAAGATGCTAGAGGAAGAAGTTGCGTTGCTGGCCGGAGTCGAAGATGAAGTCCGGGACATAGTCGCTGAGCTCAAAACCATCAACTCTTTCTTGACGGACATGTCCACCAGGCGGAATTTGGATGATCGACAGCAGAACTGGGTGCAGGAAGTGAGGGAGGTGGCCTACGATGCCGAAGACTTGATTGATGAGTTCGAGTGCCGTCTCCGATCGATACCCTACGAGGAGCGCGGAGTCAAAGGTCTTTTCATGCGCTTCTGTCGCTGCCTAAAGTCATTGAAAATTCGCCATGGAGTCGCATCAGAGCTCCAGAAATTGAAGGTTGAAGTAGAAGAGATTAGAAAGAGGCATGATCGCTATTCCCACCCAAATGAATCTCTTACAAGCCTTGCCACCGTTACCTGCTTGGACATGGCCGATAGATATTCTGATCCACGGATCATCGGCCATTTTGTAGAGGAAGCTGAACTCGTGGGCATCGTAGAGAGTAGAGAAAAGATCATCGAGTGGACCTTCAAGTGGACTGAGGACACCTACGACGAATGTCGCAAGCTTACAGTGATTTCTCTCGTAGGCTTCGGTGGTTTAGGAAAGACAACTTTGGCTAAGACAGTATATGACGATCCTAGAATCAGAGGCTTCTTCAGATATCGAATTTGGATAGTCGTGTCACAACAATACAACATCAAAGAGCTCCTCAAACAGATTATTCGAAATGTTTCAAAAGATAGCGGTTGGACGACAGACCTGGACAACATGGACGAGTCGCAACTGGTGCAGACAGCCAGAGACCATCTCCATGGATATCCGTATTTTCTTGTTTTTGATGATGTCTGGAGAAATGATACATGGAAAAGCCTGAGCATTGCATTGCCAGACGATTATAACGGAAGTAGGGTAATAGTGACCACTCGCAGCGAGGAAGTGGCAAATATAAGTTGTTCTCGTGATCGTCGATTTATATTTAAAGTCTCTCCTTTATCACCCGAGCAATCTTGGGAGTTATTCTGTAGAAAAGTATTTGAAGCACCAGACTATAATTGCCCTCCAGACTTAGAAAATGTTGGCCGAGAAATCGTGCAAAAGTGCAATGGACTGCCACTTGCGATTGTGACAGTAGGAGGTCTCCTGGCTTCCAAGTCTAATAAAAACCATGAGGAATGGAAAAACTCGCGCGACCACCTTCGTTTGGAGATCGAGCATATACTAGGTTTGAGTTACAATGACTTGTCTTACGATCTCAAGCCttgcttcttgttcttaggcaccTACCCTAAGAATTATGAGATTCCTCGGAAGCACCTGATGAGACGATGGATTGCTGAAGGGATTGTGAGTGGAGTAGGTGGCTTACTCGCTGAGGAAGAGGCCGAGCGCCTCTTCTACGAGTTGGTGAGTCGTAACTTGGTGCAGCCATCACAATTTGATGATAGTGGGACAGTGAAATCCTGTCGCGTGCATGAGGAGATGCTCAATGTCATAATCTCGATATCAAGGAAGGAGAACTTTGCGGTGCAACTAAAGGAGCACCCCACGAATCCGCCACAACATCAGAAGATAAGGCGCTTATCATGGCATGATGGAAACAGTGGACTAGTGCCCAACACTGATCTGTCCCACCTCCGATCCTTCACTGCATTTGGTGACGATATACCACTGAAAGATTATAGAAAGCAAAGGCTGCTGAGGGCAATTGTCCTGGAAGGATGTCGAAACTCGCTTCATCTTCACCCCAAGAGCTTTTCCAAGTtatttcttctcaagtacttGTCTCTAAGAGATTCTCGTATCTCAGCGTTGCCAGACTCAATAGGAGCTTTGCAGAATCTAGAGTTTTTGGATATAAGAGGAACTGATATTGAAGAACTACCCAATTCCATCATCAAACTCCAAAAACTGACACATCTGCTTTCTGGTTCTCTTAAGGTATACAACCTTCTAACCTCAGAGGGATTCAAAAGATTGAAGGTCCCGAAAGGAATAAGAAAGTTGAAAAAACTTCGCACGCTTGGAATGGCATGTGCTGATAACGTGCGGTTGCTACGGGAGATCGGTGAGCTTGTCGAGCTCAAGAAGCTTGCCATCTGTTTTGGCATTGATGATCTATCAAGCAGAATGATGGAGGAGATTAACGCCCTGCTCTTTAAGCTCAATCGCAGCCTTCAATCACTAACAATTTTGCATTTTGCAGAGGGCAGTATAAAAGAGGCACTCGATGAGGTAGCTTCGCCACCATTGCTGCTCTGCAAGCTCCAGATAAATGCCCTACTTGCCGGATTGCCTGCTTGGTTTGCATCTCTGGAGAAGGTTGTCGAGATAACTCTGTCCAACACACAACTGCAGCTCCAAGATCTGCAGGTCTTGAGAAATCTCCACACTCTGGTCAAGCTGTTCCTAGGATCTGGGTCATTCGACGATAATGGTGAGGATTTGGTCTTTGATCATGTAGGGTTCACACATCTCAAATTCCTGACAATTCAATCGCAGAGTGTGAATTTCGAAAAAGGTTCAGTCCAAAGGCTCGAAATTCTTAAAATGATTTCTTTCACTGGATATAGCGTCAATGGCATAGAATATCTACATGGGCTAAAAGAGGTTCACATTCATACTGAGAATGGAGATATAATGAAGATGGTCAAAAATATTGCAGCAAATCATTCAAATCATCCCAAATGTTTTGCAATAACAACAGACCCGTTGGCTAAAGGCATATGA